One window from the genome of Leuconostoc suionicum encodes:
- a CDS encoding IreB family regulatory phosphoprotein, whose protein sequence is MTVGDETAIFDFGNQMPKDIHETLEIVYSSLEEKGYNPINQIVGYLMSGDPAYIPRLNDARNLIKRHERDEIIEELVHAYLKK, encoded by the coding sequence ATGACAGTAGGAGATGAAACAGCAATATTTGATTTTGGTAATCAAATGCCAAAAGATATCCATGAAACACTTGAGATTGTATATAGTTCACTGGAAGAAAAGGGCTATAATCCAATTAACCAAATAGTTGGTTACTTGATGTCTGGCGATCCTGCCTATATCCCACGTTTAAATGACGCACGTAATCTGATTAAACGTCATGAGCGTGATGAAATTATTGAAGAACTTGTACACGCCTATTTGAAAAAATAA
- the cydD gene encoding thiol reductant ABC exporter subunit CydD yields MIDKRLFALPGIISSLVILVILTGIQAFSIIFQGVFLARAITDLWQGKSIDQTLINVLFFAFSFVMRQLLIVLKNNYMSKFADHTVENYRIQLLAKYAEIGPSIIKQSGTGNAVTILGAGLDNIKNYFQLLLIKVFDLSIIPWLILLYIAYLKWEQGLFLLLVFPVVILFFIILGLAAQSKADAEFANFKNLNNRFVDALRGLPTLKQLGLSQSYGDEIYNISEDYRKTTMRTLRIAITSTFALDFFTTLSVAIVAVFLGMDLMNARMALFPALTILILAPEYFLPLRNFADDYHATLNGKNSLTDVLEVIDTKIVGPQDELQLNKWQAESELSLNAVQFSYDSKVTLKNISLHAKGYQKIALVGESGSGKSTLLSILGGFLQPDQGTININGQEIKHLTQQQWQKQFFYMPQTPYIFHESLRDNIRFYAPSASDKAISEAVEKAGLSSLIDELPAGLNTVIGESGRQLSGGQAQRVALARMLLDSSRKVLLFDEPTAHLDIETEIDLKRTMSTILDKHLVFFATHRLHWLDQMDLVIVIREGRIVETGVPSVLLADTNSALNALRHELHKGGLK; encoded by the coding sequence ATGATAGATAAAAGACTTTTTGCGTTACCAGGTATTATTAGTTCTTTAGTAATCTTGGTTATTTTGACAGGAATTCAAGCATTTTCGATTATATTCCAAGGGGTTTTCTTGGCTCGAGCAATTACTGATTTATGGCAAGGTAAAAGCATTGACCAAACACTCATTAATGTATTGTTTTTTGCGTTTTCTTTTGTGATGAGACAGTTATTGATTGTGTTAAAAAATAACTATATGTCGAAATTTGCTGATCATACAGTGGAAAATTATCGTATTCAATTGTTGGCTAAGTATGCCGAAATTGGCCCTAGTATTATTAAACAATCAGGAACAGGAAATGCAGTTACAATACTAGGTGCGGGACTGGATAATATTAAAAACTATTTTCAACTACTACTGATTAAAGTTTTTGATTTGAGTATTATTCCTTGGTTAATTCTGCTATATATTGCCTATCTTAAGTGGGAACAAGGACTATTTTTATTGCTAGTATTTCCAGTGGTTATTTTGTTTTTCATCATTTTGGGCTTAGCAGCACAAAGTAAAGCTGATGCAGAGTTTGCTAATTTTAAGAACTTAAATAATCGTTTTGTAGATGCTTTGCGAGGCCTGCCAACCTTGAAGCAACTAGGTTTGTCGCAATCATATGGTGACGAAATTTATAATATTTCAGAAGATTATCGAAAAACAACCATGCGAACGTTGAGAATTGCGATTACATCAACGTTTGCGCTTGATTTTTTTACTACTTTATCAGTTGCAATTGTTGCTGTGTTTTTGGGAATGGATTTAATGAACGCCAGAATGGCACTCTTCCCAGCATTGACAATTTTGATTTTAGCACCAGAATATTTTCTTCCTTTGCGTAATTTTGCTGATGATTATCACGCAACTTTGAATGGTAAAAATTCACTAACTGATGTTTTGGAAGTTATTGATACCAAAATTGTCGGGCCACAAGATGAACTTCAATTAAATAAATGGCAAGCAGAGAGTGAATTGTCATTGAATGCTGTGCAGTTTTCTTACGACTCAAAAGTTACCCTGAAAAATATTTCGTTGCACGCTAAAGGTTATCAAAAAATTGCTTTGGTTGGTGAAAGTGGCTCTGGTAAATCTACACTACTAAGTATTTTGGGAGGCTTTCTACAGCCTGATCAAGGAACGATAAATATCAATGGACAGGAAATCAAACATTTAACACAACAGCAGTGGCAAAAACAGTTTTTTTATATGCCACAAACGCCTTATATTTTTCATGAATCGTTACGTGATAATATTAGGTTTTATGCACCAAGCGCTAGTGACAAAGCAATCAGTGAAGCTGTTGAAAAAGCAGGTTTATCCAGTTTGATTGATGAATTGCCAGCAGGGTTGAATACAGTAATTGGTGAAAGTGGGCGTCAACTATCTGGCGGGCAGGCGCAGCGTGTAGCCTTAGCAAGAATGTTGCTAGATTCATCCCGTAAGGTGCTCCTTTTTGATGAACCAACGGCTCATTTAGATATTGAAACTGAAATTGATTTAAAGAGAACTATGTCAACTATCTTGGACAAGCATTTAGTTTTTTTCGCAACACATCGGTTACACTGGTTAGATCAAATGGATTTAGTTATTGTGATACGTGAAGGGCGTATTGTGGAAACTGGTGTGCCTAGTGTCTTGCTAGCTGATACCAACAGTGCTTTGAATGCGCTGCGTCATGAATTGCATAAAGGTGGTCTGAAATGA
- the cydC gene encoding thiol reductant ABC exporter subunit CydC produces the protein MKRLKKLLSHDRWILPSFRQQKSGLFWSIFLNFMITFAAGALMFVSGFLISRSAQHPSNILIIYVPIVLTRAFGIARPVFRYAQRLVSHNWVLRVVSKTRKRLYESAASTASSIRGQLQTGEVLSLLADDLEHLQNLYLRTIFPLGSGMVLYLFLTIAIGSINWLFMLWWFVMLAVILVVVPLLSLTMNYKGVQQQKKLQQSLYTDATDAILGLQDWVLSGRQEDLVQNQGETMSKLAHVKNQSMKFGWWRDFVIQVLVLALTITTLMWATNQFSGSASTVNYIAAFTLAIFPLIDSFIAVNQGVSESSFYEDSIVRLNDLPEPTLLQETRHTTNSAVINFNQVTFKYGDKTIVDNLSFEVQPKQKIALLGRSGAGKTTLLKLLAGDIQSSLGEVTIDETPVQNLQGNMSSLVAVLDQQAYLFDTTIMNNVRMGNIHATDEQVQKSIEQAGLQPLINSLPNGYHTQMQEAGTRFSGGERQRFALARIMLQDAPIVVLDEPTVSLDPKTEYEVLSQIFSVLKDRTIIWVTHHLTGIENVDKVYFLENGKFTLSGSPAELHQTSARFKQLLLMDQY, from the coding sequence ATGAAGCGATTGAAAAAATTATTGTCACACGACAGATGGATTCTTCCGTCCTTTCGTCAACAAAAATCTGGCCTTTTTTGGTCGATATTTTTGAATTTTATGATTACTTTTGCCGCTGGTGCATTAATGTTTGTATCCGGATTTCTAATTTCTCGTTCTGCACAGCATCCTTCTAATATTCTCATTATTTACGTTCCAATCGTGCTGACACGTGCATTTGGAATTGCGCGTCCAGTTTTTCGTTATGCACAGCGTTTGGTGTCGCACAATTGGGTATTACGTGTCGTTTCGAAAACACGCAAGCGTTTATACGAAAGTGCGGCCAGCACGGCTAGCAGTATTCGAGGACAACTGCAAACAGGTGAAGTGCTTAGTTTACTTGCTGACGATTTAGAGCACTTACAAAATCTATATCTTAGAACGATTTTTCCATTGGGTTCAGGTATGGTATTGTACCTTTTTCTCACAATAGCAATTGGCTCAATTAATTGGTTATTCATGTTGTGGTGGTTTGTTATGTTGGCTGTTATCTTGGTTGTTGTGCCGTTGTTGAGTTTGACAATGAACTATAAAGGTGTGCAACAACAAAAAAAATTACAGCAAAGCCTTTATACAGATGCAACAGATGCTATTTTAGGTTTGCAAGATTGGGTGCTATCAGGGCGACAAGAGGATTTGGTACAAAATCAAGGCGAAACAATGTCAAAATTGGCTCATGTTAAGAACCAAAGTATGAAATTTGGCTGGTGGCGAGATTTTGTTATTCAAGTTTTAGTATTGGCACTGACTATAACAACCTTAATGTGGGCAACCAATCAGTTTTCTGGTAGTGCAAGTACAGTTAATTACATTGCGGCTTTCACACTTGCAATATTTCCTCTGATTGATAGCTTTATTGCTGTGAATCAAGGTGTAAGTGAGTCCTCATTCTACGAAGATAGCATTGTGCGGTTAAATGATTTACCAGAACCAACCTTGTTACAGGAGACTAGACACACAACTAACTCAGCAGTAATTAATTTTAATCAAGTCACATTTAAGTATGGGGACAAAACAATTGTTGATAATTTGTCATTTGAAGTTCAGCCCAAACAAAAAATTGCGTTACTTGGTCGTTCAGGTGCAGGGAAAACAACTTTACTAAAGCTTTTGGCAGGTGATATCCAATCATCTTTGGGTGAAGTAACAATCGATGAAACGCCAGTCCAGAACTTACAAGGGAATATGTCTAGTTTGGTGGCTGTGTTGGATCAACAGGCGTATTTATTTGATACAACGATTATGAACAACGTGCGTATGGGAAACATTCATGCCACTGATGAGCAAGTTCAAAAATCAATTGAGCAAGCTGGGCTACAGCCACTAATCAATTCATTACCCAATGGATACCATACACAAATGCAGGAAGCAGGAACACGCTTTTCTGGTGGAGAACGGCAAAGATTTGCCTTAGCACGAATCATGCTGCAAGATGCGCCAATTGTGGTGCTAGATGAACCAACAGTATCACTAGATCCCAAAACAGAGTACGAGGTTTTATCCCAAATATTTTCAGTTCTCAAAGATCGAACAATTATTTGGGTCACACATCATTTGACAGGAATCGAAAATGTTGATAAAGTTTACTTTTTAGAGAATGGAAAATTCACGTTGAGCGGTTCACCAGCTGAATTGCATCAAACTTCAGCAAGATTTAAACAATTATTACTCATGGATCAATATTAA
- a CDS encoding cytochrome ubiquinol oxidase subunit I produces MVTLVGILDLARFQFAMTTIFHFFFVPMSIGLGVVVALMETMYVIKKDEVYKKMAQFWSKIFLLSFAVGVVTGIIQEFQFGMNWSEYSRYVGDIFGAPLAIEALVAFFAESSFIGLWSFTWDRFKPAIHVIFIWIVAFASSLSALWILAANSFMQNPVGYAIDNNMGRAELTSIGALLTNKQLWIEFPHVIVGTLVTGGFIVAGMSAFKLLKLKKNDPQIDFFRKSINIALFVGLIGVGGALYTGDQHAFELQSMQPMKYAAMEGVDETIDSSKRADKAQPWSLISVTNPKTHKVIARVEVPYALSILGNHSLTGGKTVGTTELNKEFEKKYGKTHDGIKDYYVPENTLFYAFRVMAMGAGLLGLVAVVALWFNRKKTDLILTQRWFLWVLGIMTFFPFVVNTAGWLVTELGRYPWVVYGLMTIADAVSPNVSTASLLISNIIYFLTFAALGGVMIWLSRRALHAGPDAEKEAELSPRDPYEDLAGSEEKA; encoded by the coding sequence ATGGTTACGTTAGTGGGCATTCTTGATTTGGCCCGTTTTCAATTTGCAATGACAACGATTTTTCATTTTTTCTTTGTACCGATGTCAATTGGTCTTGGAGTAGTTGTCGCTTTAATGGAAACAATGTATGTTATCAAAAAAGACGAAGTTTACAAGAAAATGGCACAATTTTGGAGCAAAATTTTCTTGTTAAGCTTTGCTGTTGGTGTTGTAACCGGTATTATTCAAGAATTTCAGTTTGGAATGAACTGGTCTGAATACTCTCGTTATGTTGGTGATATTTTTGGCGCCCCATTAGCGATTGAGGCTTTAGTTGCATTTTTTGCTGAATCATCGTTCATTGGATTATGGTCATTTACATGGGATCGCTTTAAACCAGCAATTCACGTGATATTTATATGGATTGTTGCTTTTGCATCAAGTTTGTCGGCCTTATGGATATTGGCTGCCAATTCATTCATGCAAAATCCTGTCGGTTATGCAATTGATAATAACATGGGGCGCGCTGAGCTAACCAGCATAGGTGCATTGTTAACCAACAAACAACTGTGGATTGAATTTCCTCACGTTATTGTTGGTACGTTAGTTACAGGTGGCTTTATCGTTGCTGGTATGTCGGCTTTCAAATTACTAAAACTTAAAAAGAATGATCCTCAAATCGATTTTTTCCGCAAATCAATTAACATTGCTCTATTTGTCGGCCTAATAGGTGTTGGTGGCGCTTTGTATACAGGTGATCAGCATGCCTTCGAATTACAATCTATGCAACCAATGAAATATGCAGCCATGGAAGGCGTTGATGAAACAATCGATTCTTCAAAGCGTGCTGATAAGGCACAACCATGGTCATTAATTTCTGTTACAAATCCTAAAACACATAAAGTAATTGCAAGGGTCGAAGTGCCATATGCCTTGTCCATTTTGGGAAATCATTCCTTGACAGGTGGTAAAACTGTAGGAACAACAGAGTTAAACAAAGAATTTGAAAAGAAATATGGTAAGACACACGATGGAATCAAGGATTATTATGTGCCAGAAAATACACTGTTTTATGCCTTTCGTGTGATGGCAATGGGGGCTGGATTACTTGGCCTTGTTGCTGTTGTAGCCCTATGGTTCAATCGTAAAAAAACCGATTTAATTCTAACGCAACGTTGGTTTTTATGGGTGCTAGGAATTATGACTTTCTTCCCATTTGTTGTGAACACAGCCGGATGGCTCGTAACAGAATTAGGGCGTTATCCTTGGGTTGTCTACGGACTGATGACTATTGCTGACGCTGTATCACCCAATGTTTCGACCGCTTCGTTGCTTATTTCAAACATTATTTATTTCTTGACGTTTGCTGCACTTGGCGGTGTGATGATTTGGTTGTCCCGTCGTGCATTACATGCTGGTCCTGATGCTGAAAAAGAAGCAGAATTATCACCACGAGATCCATACGAGGATTTAGCAGGAAGTGAGGAGAAAGCATAA
- a CDS encoding GNAT family N-acetyltransferase: MKLRPLEKRDLPYIYEQENSRKVMALWFEEPYTSFDELQILYDRHILDQTERRFVVEENDRFIGVVELMDIDTLHRHTEIQIIIHSEFQGHGYAQAAMRAGIEYAFTVLNMHKVYLYVDVNNSAAIHIYKKIGFIPEGTLRQHFFAEGEYHDSLMMGIFPHEFTF, translated from the coding sequence ATGAAATTAAGACCACTTGAAAAAAGAGATCTCCCTTATATTTACGAACAAGAAAATTCACGTAAAGTGATGGCATTATGGTTTGAAGAACCCTATACATCTTTTGATGAATTACAAATTCTTTACGATCGTCATATTTTAGATCAAACTGAACGCCGTTTTGTTGTGGAAGAGAACGATCGTTTTATCGGTGTCGTTGAATTAATGGATATCGATACGCTACACAGACACACAGAAATTCAAATCATTATCCATTCTGAGTTCCAAGGTCATGGTTATGCACAAGCTGCTATGAGAGCAGGAATAGAATATGCTTTCACTGTACTGAATATGCATAAAGTTTACTTGTATGTTGATGTGAATAATTCGGCAGCTATCCACATTTATAAAAAAATTGGTTTCATTCCTGAAGGTACTCTCCGTCAACATTTTTTTGCTGAAGGAGAATACCATGACAGTTTAATGATGGGTATTTTCCCGCACGAATTTACATTTTAA
- a CDS encoding glycoside hydrolase family 73 protein, protein MAKKKRRRSKKGLQKQRLRVLCGLLVALVILAAITSNTAIYERPQNNQISTNSAEAKKVAWINELAPYARELQEKYGVLASISIAQAILESDWHTSTLSTKYNNLYGIKADAGQKSAVLPTQEYVNGEWITIQGRFAAYDSWQESMKAHAKLLHGGTSWNAKQYQHVLDADDYASAAKALTQDGYATDPNYAKKLITIIQTWHLERFDATKK, encoded by the coding sequence ATGGCGAAAAAAAAGCGAAGAAGATCAAAAAAAGGATTACAAAAACAGCGATTACGTGTGTTGTGTGGTTTGCTAGTTGCATTGGTTATTTTGGCTGCCATCACATCCAACACTGCGATTTATGAAAGGCCTCAAAACAATCAAATCAGTACAAACAGTGCGGAAGCAAAGAAGGTTGCTTGGATTAATGAATTAGCGCCATATGCTCGTGAATTGCAAGAAAAATATGGGGTCCTTGCATCAATTAGCATTGCGCAAGCTATCTTAGAGTCTGACTGGCATACAAGTACCTTGTCAACAAAGTATAATAATCTATATGGCATTAAAGCGGATGCAGGACAAAAAAGTGCGGTATTACCAACGCAAGAGTATGTTAATGGTGAGTGGATCACCATTCAAGGACGTTTTGCGGCTTATGATAGTTGGCAAGAAAGCATGAAGGCACATGCAAAACTACTTCATGGTGGTACGAGTTGGAATGCAAAACAATATCAACATGTTTTGGACGCAGATGATTATGCTTCGGCTGCCAAAGCCTTAACGCAGGATGGTTATGCGACAGATCCTAATTACGCTAAAAAGTTAATTACAATTATTCAAACTTGGCATTTGGAAAGATTTGATGCAACAAAAAAGTAG
- the cydB gene encoding cytochrome d ubiquinol oxidase subunit II, whose product MSFLQITWFVLIAILWSGFFFLEGYDFGIGMQFVFNSRNQKDRQALYEAIGPHWDANEVWLITAGGAMFAAFPYWYASLFSGFYLLLFIVLMALIYRGVSFEFREHMPTIQGSQIWERLIAISSFIAPFFLGMIFTAMVSGMPMDAKGNLSAGFFDYVTPFTLVGGIAVTLMSYVHGLNYTRLRIIGDIRTRAMAQLKLLYPILLAGEALFAILLFFYTDFFQTKLLWTLIILAAIVLSTVIGWYLTVNKKKEVFPFILSGLTLVEVVVLIFVGLFPRLMVASNPLHSLKIINASSSPYTLKVMSFVVLTALPLTLGYQIWSFWVFRKRIVADKVVE is encoded by the coding sequence ATGAGTTTCTTACAAATTACTTGGTTTGTTTTGATTGCAATATTATGGTCAGGATTTTTTTTCTTAGAAGGTTATGATTTTGGTATAGGCATGCAATTCGTTTTCAATTCCCGTAATCAAAAAGATCGACAAGCACTTTATGAAGCTATTGGTCCTCATTGGGATGCTAACGAGGTTTGGTTAATTACAGCTGGAGGGGCCATGTTTGCGGCTTTTCCATACTGGTATGCATCATTATTCTCAGGATTTTATTTGTTATTGTTTATCGTATTGATGGCTTTGATTTATCGTGGTGTTTCATTCGAGTTTCGTGAACATATGCCAACAATACAAGGATCACAAATTTGGGAGCGCTTGATAGCCATTTCTTCGTTTATTGCGCCATTTTTCCTAGGAATGATTTTTACAGCAATGGTATCTGGTATGCCAATGGATGCTAAGGGAAACCTATCGGCTGGATTTTTTGACTATGTGACACCGTTTACACTTGTTGGTGGTATTGCTGTAACCTTGATGAGTTATGTGCATGGCTTGAATTATACACGACTGCGTATTATCGGTGATATTCGCACAAGAGCAATGGCACAATTGAAACTTCTATATCCAATTTTGTTGGCTGGAGAAGCACTATTTGCAATTTTGCTGTTCTTCTACACGGATTTTTTCCAAACTAAATTGTTATGGACATTAATTATACTAGCGGCAATTGTCTTATCCACAGTTATTGGTTGGTATTTAACGGTTAACAAGAAAAAAGAAGTTTTCCCATTTATTTTATCTGGTTTGACTTTGGTTGAGGTAGTTGTCTTAATATTTGTTGGCCTATTTCCACGTTTAATGGTAGCTAGCAATCCGCTACACAGTTTAAAAATTATTAATGCATCGTCATCGCCATATACATTAAAAGTGATGTCATTTGTTGTATTAACAGCTTTACCATTGACATTAGGATATCAAATATGGAGTTTCTGGGTTTTCCGTAAGCGTATTGTAGCTGATAAGGTAGTTGAATAA
- a CDS encoding DUF1292 domain-containing protein, with amino-acid sequence MSENNAETQKITLIDESGDEALYEVLFTFHSDEYNKDYILLVPEGIEDDEEVDIQAYIFNPDENGDATEEELVQIEDDKEWDMVEEVLNTFLEDDSNFS; translated from the coding sequence ATGAGCGAAAATAACGCAGAAACACAAAAAATTACGTTAATTGATGAAAGTGGCGATGAAGCACTATATGAAGTGCTATTCACATTCCATTCAGATGAGTACAATAAAGATTACATTTTGTTAGTACCCGAAGGTATTGAAGATGATGAAGAAGTTGACATTCAAGCTTACATTTTTAATCCCGATGAAAATGGCGATGCAACAGAAGAAGAGTTAGTTCAAATTGAAGATGATAAAGAATGGGATATGGTTGAAGAAGTCTTGAACACATTCCTTGAAGATGATTCTAATTTTAGTTGA
- the ruvX gene encoding Holliday junction resolvase RuvX — MRILGLDVGSRTVGVSVSDPMGWTAQGVEIIRINEDDKEFGIDRLGEIIKEKNATGIVLGLPKNMNNSEGPRAEAARNYAKLVEENFGLPTDFQDERLTTVEAERMLIEEANVSRKKRKKVIDKIAAEFILQNYLDSKGKLTK, encoded by the coding sequence ATGCGCATATTAGGGTTAGATGTTGGTAGTCGAACAGTTGGTGTATCGGTTAGTGATCCGATGGGGTGGACAGCACAAGGTGTTGAAATCATCCGCATCAATGAGGACGATAAAGAGTTTGGCATTGATCGTTTGGGAGAAATTATCAAAGAGAAAAACGCGACAGGTATTGTTCTCGGTTTGCCAAAAAATATGAATAATAGTGAGGGACCACGTGCAGAAGCAGCTCGAAACTATGCCAAGTTGGTTGAGGAAAACTTCGGCTTGCCGACTGACTTTCAGGATGAACGGTTAACTACGGTGGAAGCTGAGCGTATGCTCATTGAAGAAGCTAATGTGTCACGCAAAAAGCGAAAAAAAGTTATTGATAAAATAGCGGCTGAATTTATTTTACAAAATTATTTAGATTCGAAAGGTAAGTTAACCAAGTAG